GGCGAAGTCCTGGGCCTGGCGGGCGAGTCCGGGTCCGGCAAGTCGACGCTCGCGTACGCCGTCACCCGGCTGCTCTCGCCGCCCGGGGTGATCACCGGCGGCGAGGTCCACTACCACCAGCGGGACGGCGAGGCGCTCGACCTGCTGACCCTGTCGGCCCCCGAGCTGCGTGCCTTCCGCTGGCAGGAGCTGTCGATCGTCTTCCAGGGCGCGATGAACTCGCTCAACCCGGTGCACACGGTCCACAGCCAGCTCACCGACGTACTCCAGGCACACCGCCCGGAAATGAACCGGGCCGAACGCACCGTCCGCGCCAAGGAGTTGCTGGCCCTCGTCGGCATCTCCGCCGACCGGCTCCCCTCCTACCCGCACCAGCTCTCCGGCGGGATGCGCCAGCGCGTGATGATCGCGATGGCGCTCGCGCTGGAGCCCGAGATCGTCATCATGGACGAGCCGACGACGGCCCTGGACGTCGTCATGCAGCGCCAGATCCTGCGCCAACTGGTCAGACTCCGCGAGGAGCTGGGCTTCTCCGTCGTCTTCATCACCCATGACATCTCGCTGCTGATCGAGTTCTCGGACCGGATCGCGATCATGTACGGCGGCCGGATCGTCGAGGAGGCCGGTGCCTCCGACATCTACCAGGACCCCCGCCACCCCTACAGCGACGGCCTGCTGCACTCGTTTCCCGCACTGCACGGCCCGCGCCGCGAACTCACCGGCATCCCCGGCTCACCCCCGCACCTGTCAGCGATGCCCGCCGGCTGCGCCTTCCACCCCCGCTGCGGCAAGGTGCTCGACCCGTGCACCACCCGGGTGCCGGTCCTGGACCGGCCGGAAGGGGACGGCTCCCGCACCGTGGCCTGCTGGCTGCATCAGCCGGCCCCGGCCACCGCCACCCCCCGCTCGTAGCGACCCCACAGCACACCACAGGAGAACCATGAACCTCGTCATCCCCCAGGGATACGCTCGCGAGATCGCCGCCGAGCCCGTTGCCGGACTGCCCGCCGACTTCCGCTGGGGCGTCGCCACCGCCGCCTACCAGATCGAGGGCGCGGCCACCGAGGACGGCAGGACCCCGTCCATCTGGGACACGTACTGCAGGGTGCCGGGCATGGTCGTCCGCGGCGAGAACGGCGATGTGGCCTGCGACCACTACCACCGGATGCCCGAGGACGTGCAGCTGATCGCGGACCTGGGCGTCGACACGTACCGCTTCTCGCTCGCCTGGCCGCGCATCCAGCCGGGCGGCCGTGGACCGGCCAACGAACGGGGCCTGGACTTCTACAAGCGGCTGGTCGACGAGCTGGAGTCCAGGGGCATCACGCCCTGGATCACCCTCTACCACTGGGACCTGCCGCAGGAGCTGGAGGACGCGGGCGGCTGGCCGGCCCGCGACACCGCGTACCGCTTCGCCGAGTACGCCGCGCTCGCCTACGACGCGCTCGGTGACCGGGTGAAGCACTGGACGACGCTGAACGAGCCCTGGTGCTCGGCCATGCTCGGTTACGCCTACGGCAACCAGGCGCCCGGCCGGAAGAACTTCGGCGACGCGATCAAGGCCGTCCACCATCTGCTGCTCGGCCACGGCCTCGCCTCGCAGCACATCCGCGAGACGGCAGCCGCCCGCGGCAACGAGCTCGAACTCGGCATCACGCTCAACCTCGGCACCGCCACCCCCGAGACCGACAGCCACGAGGACGCCGAGGCCTGCCGCCGCGCCGACGGCCTCGGCCGCCGCCTCTACCTGGACCCCCTCGTCAAGGGCGCCTACCCCGAGGACGTCATCGCCGACCTCGCCCTCCAGAACGTCGAACTCCCGGTCCAGGAAGGCGATCTGGAGGTCATCTCCACGCCGATCGACATCCTCGGCGTCAACTTCTACCGCGGCACGCTCTTCTCCGGCGTCACGGAGGAGGGCTCCCCGGTGGGGGCCGACGGGCTGCCCGTCACCCGCGCGGTGGAGCGTGATCTGCCGCGTACCGCCATGGACTGGGAGATCACCCCCACCGCCCTCACC
This sequence is a window from Streptomyces sp. NBC_01217. Protein-coding genes within it:
- a CDS encoding GH1 family beta-glucosidase, coding for MNLVIPQGYAREIAAEPVAGLPADFRWGVATAAYQIEGAATEDGRTPSIWDTYCRVPGMVVRGENGDVACDHYHRMPEDVQLIADLGVDTYRFSLAWPRIQPGGRGPANERGLDFYKRLVDELESRGITPWITLYHWDLPQELEDAGGWPARDTAYRFAEYAALAYDALGDRVKHWTTLNEPWCSAMLGYAYGNQAPGRKNFGDAIKAVHHLLLGHGLASQHIRETAAARGNELELGITLNLGTATPETDSHEDAEACRRADGLGRRLYLDPLVKGAYPEDVIADLALQNVELPVQEGDLEVISTPIDILGVNFYRGTLFSGVTEEGSPVGADGLPVTRAVERDLPRTAMDWEITPTALTDLLVRLDKEYGVPTVITENGAAFDDTVSEDGEIHDADRTTYLADHIAAVAAARAEGADVRGYFAWSLMDNFEWSYGYDKRFGIVRVDYDTQERTLKDSAKWYRDTIRLTRNA
- a CDS encoding ABC transporter ATP-binding protein, producing the protein MSSEPVLTIRGLNVDYGTGDDAVHALRDIDLTLHRGEVLGLAGESGSGKSTLAYAVTRLLSPPGVITGGEVHYHQRDGEALDLLTLSAPELRAFRWQELSIVFQGAMNSLNPVHTVHSQLTDVLQAHRPEMNRAERTVRAKELLALVGISADRLPSYPHQLSGGMRQRVMIAMALALEPEIVIMDEPTTALDVVMQRQILRQLVRLREELGFSVVFITHDISLLIEFSDRIAIMYGGRIVEEAGASDIYQDPRHPYSDGLLHSFPALHGPRRELTGIPGSPPHLSAMPAGCAFHPRCGKVLDPCTTRVPVLDRPEGDGSRTVACWLHQPAPATATPRS